A DNA window from Leptolyngbya sp. KIOST-1 contains the following coding sequences:
- a CDS encoding SDR family oxidoreductase — protein MALDIFSLKNYVVIVTGAGGAIGGATAEVLAEAGAKVVLSDLNGDAAQAKADEITQATGQETLAIKTDVTDEAQLQDLVDATLNKFGKITALINNVGWGEYTPLWGVSTDYMVKSYILNTVSSYNLTKLCMPHLKKEPNASVTFSGSMVGITPSPEFIAYSNAKAALVNMVRSMAAMSGPEVRCNTIVIGSVDNGAATLDAGYDEAMLKRLADAFVMKRRGMPRDIAHAFNYLVSPAASWVTGIELRVDGGGSYKSKMPTSDD, from the coding sequence ATGGCACTCGATATTTTTTCCCTCAAAAACTACGTTGTGATTGTTACTGGAGCCGGTGGCGCGATCGGCGGGGCCACCGCTGAAGTGTTGGCCGAGGCCGGAGCCAAGGTCGTGTTGTCTGACCTAAATGGGGATGCCGCCCAGGCTAAAGCTGACGAAATTACCCAGGCCACCGGGCAAGAAACCCTGGCAATCAAAACTGACGTCACCGACGAAGCCCAGTTGCAAGACTTGGTGGATGCCACCCTGAACAAGTTCGGCAAAATCACCGCGCTGATCAACAACGTCGGCTGGGGCGAATACACCCCCCTCTGGGGCGTCAGCACCGACTACATGGTGAAGTCCTACATTCTCAACACCGTCAGCAGCTACAACCTGACGAAGCTGTGTATGCCCCACCTCAAAAAAGAGCCCAACGCCTCGGTGACGTTCTCGGGCTCCATGGTTGGCATTACCCCGTCGCCAGAATTTATTGCCTACAGCAATGCCAAGGCCGCCCTAGTCAACATGGTGCGCAGCATGGCGGCGATGAGCGGGCCAGAGGTGCGCTGCAACACCATCGTCATCGGCTCGGTCGATAACGGGGCCGCCACCCTAGATGCGGGCTACGACGAAGCCATGCTAAAGCGCCTGGCCGATGCCTTTGTGATGAAACGCCGGGGCATGCCTCGCGACATTGCCCACGCCTTCAACTACCTGGTTTCCCCTGCGGCTAGCTGGGTGACGGGGATTGAACTGCGCGTCGATGGCGGCGGTTCCTACAAGAGCAAAATGCCGACCAGCGACGACTAA
- the hdhA gene encoding 7-alpha-hydroxysteroid dehydrogenase — protein sequence MTILDGFKLDGQVAIVTGGGAGIGRGIAEMFAQAGAAVVVSDLKEETAAAVADRITASGGKALAVACDVTNDEALANLVNVAISTFGKITILVNNAGGGGPKPFDMSMDTFIWAYKLNVFSVFHLCQLCVPHMEAAGGGAILNISSMAGDNKNKNMASYSSSKAAESHLTRNIAFDLGPKGIRVNAIAPGAIKTDALATVLTPDIEKAMLKHTPLSRLGEPNDIAYAALFLCSPASSWVSGQVLTISGGGVQELD from the coding sequence ATGACTATTCTGGATGGGTTTAAGCTGGATGGCCAAGTGGCCATCGTGACCGGTGGTGGGGCCGGGATTGGTCGCGGCATTGCCGAAATGTTTGCCCAGGCTGGGGCAGCGGTTGTGGTCAGTGACTTGAAAGAAGAAACCGCCGCAGCGGTGGCCGATCGCATCACTGCCAGCGGTGGCAAGGCCCTGGCAGTGGCCTGCGATGTCACCAATGACGAGGCGCTGGCAAATTTGGTCAACGTCGCCATCTCTACCTTCGGCAAAATCACCATTCTGGTCAACAATGCCGGAGGTGGTGGCCCTAAGCCCTTTGATATGTCGATGGATACGTTTATTTGGGCCTACAAACTCAATGTGTTTTCGGTGTTTCACCTGTGCCAACTCTGTGTTCCCCATATGGAAGCGGCAGGGGGTGGAGCCATTTTGAATATCTCCTCTATGGCGGGAGACAACAAGAACAAAAACATGGCCTCCTACAGTTCCTCAAAGGCGGCAGAAAGCCACCTGACCCGTAACATTGCCTTTGATTTGGGGCCAAAGGGGATTCGGGTAAATGCGATCGCCCCTGGTGCGATCAAAACCGATGCCCTGGCTACGGTGCTGACCCCCGATATCGAAAAAGCCATGCTTAAGCACACTCCCCTATCTCGATTGGGTGAGCCCAACGACATTGCCTATGCGGCTCTATTCCTCTGTTCCCCAGCCTCTAGTTGGGTGAGCGGGCAGGTGCTCACCATCAGCGGTGGCGGCGTGCAAGAGCTGGATTAG
- a CDS encoding response regulator transcription factor, with protein sequence MKILLVSADKTLQTQLRRELSRQGLIVDAATDGEDAWGLLRAFLYDVVLLEAMLPQVDGVSLCRRLRDVGNPVLILLIVEAGNAATCLQGLANGADACLAKPLQAPDLLIHLQALTRRGMRRANPKLSWGPLLLDPTACRVTCQGKEVKLNRKEYQVLELLLGHPRQMFPRSEIGDRLWTLDEEMPSDATIKSHIRSLRRKLEQAGGAEDLIQTHYGQGYCLNPAYAPDTKPPKGGPPLPEMMMDSITANLWQELMAANARLQQEIEQRKQIEAQLRRSEEMLRTAQQVAQIGSWEVDLQTRITYWTEELFLIHGLEPNRPAPNHEEVLTMIHPEDLQLHEDAIRVPAMRGEAFEANLRIVRASDGEVRYINARGGPLFDANGTMVKLTGTTFDVTRWIFNGDFHALSDVPSGQLRPGGDGGRSRLPDRSHA encoded by the coding sequence ATGAAAATTTTGCTCGTTTCTGCGGATAAAACGTTACAGACTCAGCTACGTCGAGAGTTATCTCGCCAGGGTTTAATCGTCGATGCCGCCACCGATGGGGAAGACGCCTGGGGCTTGCTGCGCGCATTCCTGTACGATGTCGTTTTGCTAGAGGCGATGTTGCCCCAGGTAGATGGGGTATCCCTGTGCCGCCGTCTGCGGGATGTCGGTAACCCAGTCCTGATTCTGCTGATCGTTGAGGCCGGGAATGCCGCAACGTGCCTACAGGGCTTAGCAAATGGTGCCGATGCCTGTTTGGCGAAACCGCTTCAAGCCCCAGACCTGCTGATTCATCTGCAAGCCCTGACGCGACGGGGCATGCGCCGGGCCAATCCAAAACTCTCCTGGGGGCCGCTGCTGCTCGACCCCACTGCCTGCCGGGTTACTTGCCAGGGTAAGGAGGTCAAGCTCAATCGCAAAGAGTACCAAGTGCTGGAACTGCTGCTAGGGCACCCCCGGCAGATGTTTCCCCGCAGCGAAATTGGCGATCGCCTGTGGACGTTGGATGAGGAGATGCCCAGCGACGCCACAATCAAAAGCCATATCCGCAGTCTGCGTCGCAAACTAGAACAGGCTGGTGGGGCCGAAGATTTGATTCAAACTCACTACGGCCAGGGGTACTGCCTGAACCCCGCCTACGCCCCAGATACTAAACCGCCAAAAGGGGGGCCACCCCTGCCAGAAATGATGATGGATAGCATTACGGCCAATCTCTGGCAAGAATTGATGGCGGCGAATGCCCGTCTCCAGCAAGAAATTGAGCAACGCAAGCAGATTGAAGCCCAACTGCGGCGTTCAGAAGAAATGCTTCGCACCGCTCAACAGGTTGCCCAAATCGGATCTTGGGAGGTGGATTTGCAGACGCGAATCACCTATTGGACCGAGGAATTGTTCTTGATCCACGGCCTGGAGCCCAATCGACCCGCGCCCAACCATGAGGAAGTGCTGACTATGATTCACCCCGAGGATCTCCAGCTCCATGAGGACGCGATCCGCGTCCCGGCAATGAGGGGGGAGGCGTTTGAAGCTAACCTACGCATCGTTCGAGCCAGTGATGGAGAGGTGCGCTACATCAATGCTCGCGGGGGGCCGTTGTTCGATGCCAATGGAACGATGGTTAAGCTCACCGGCACCACCTTTGATGTCACCCGTTGGATCTTCAATGGGGATTTCCATGCTCTGTCTGATGTGCCGTCTGGGCAGCTGAGGCCAGGGGGTGATGGTGGGCGATCGCGATTGCCTGACCGGAGCCATGCTTAA
- a CDS encoding transposase, whose protein sequence is MDIPEEATTKENVQMTQKPRRTFTDEQKAEAVRIVGQSCKPVSQVAQEMGLTESALRK, encoded by the coding sequence GTGGACATTCCCGAAGAGGCGACAACGAAGGAGAATGTTCAAATGACTCAAAAACCGCGAAGGACATTTACAGATGAGCAAAAAGCAGAAGCTGTTCGCATCGTGGGCCAATCGTGTAAACCGGTCAGCCAGGTGGCTCAAGAGATGGGCTTGACCGAAAGTGCGCTGCGCAAGTGA
- a CDS encoding Arm DNA-binding domain-containing protein: MAKGQVKVEVYSERLRLRWSYRSQRYCLSVGLPDSIINRRVATQKAQQIELDMLSGNFDPTLQKYKPEDPLPMVVAGSETSQLHSTLGYLSPVQFEYNYWLSLEGVKAA, from the coding sequence ATGGCTAAAGGACAAGTTAAAGTCGAAGTTTATTCCGAGCGCTTGCGATTGCGGTGGAGCTACCGGAGCCAGCGCTACTGCCTGTCGGTTGGTTTGCCAGATAGCATCATCAACCGCAGGGTCGCAACGCAAAAGGCCCAGCAGATCGAGTTAGACATGCTGAGTGGCAATTTTGACCCCACGTTGCAAAAATACAAGCCTGAGGATCCGCTGCCAATGGTTGTAGCTGGGTCTGAGACATCTCAGTTGCACTCAACTCTTGGATATCTATCCCCAGTGCAGTTTGAATACAACTACTGGCTCTCTCTAGAGGGCGTGAAGGCAGCTTAA
- a CDS encoding Uma2 family endonuclease yields the protein MTQATVTTDLYPDSDGQPMADNTKQYRWIVRLVSNLRNLLQGQTAFVAGDLLWYPVQVDAPPVPCQAPDAMVVLGRPDVDRGSYKQWKEDNIPPQVVFEIISPSNSATEISQKQAFYDRYGVLEMFFYDPDNFEFWGLTRQALDERLVLLTRLNLPWRSPTLGVTFDMFEDGLALFYPNGERFKDPEELYQERNQTQRKLDRAMEKLRELGIDPSELEE from the coding sequence ATGACTCAAGCAACGGTAACCACGGATCTCTATCCCGACTCCGATGGTCAGCCCATGGCTGATAACACGAAGCAATACCGTTGGATTGTGCGGTTGGTCAGCAATCTGAGAAACCTCTTACAAGGCCAAACGGCTTTTGTCGCAGGGGATTTGCTCTGGTATCCGGTTCAGGTGGATGCTCCTCCCGTTCCCTGCCAGGCCCCCGATGCCATGGTGGTGTTGGGGCGTCCAGATGTTGACCGTGGCAGCTACAAGCAGTGGAAAGAGGACAACATCCCGCCCCAGGTGGTTTTTGAGATTATCTCTCCCAGTAACTCAGCCACTGAGATTTCTCAGAAGCAGGCGTTTTATGACCGGTATGGGGTGCTGGAAATGTTCTTTTACGACCCCGACAATTTTGAGTTTTGGGGACTGACGCGACAGGCCCTAGATGAACGGCTGGTGCTACTCACCCGCCTCAATTTGCCCTGGAGATCCCCGACGCTAGGGGTCACATTTGACATGTTTGAGGATGGACTGGCGCTGTTCTATCCCAATGGGGAGCGCTTCAAAGACCCTGAGGAGCTGTACCAGGAGCGGAACCAGACCCAACGCAAATTAGATCGGGCTATGGAAAAACTGCGGGAACTGGGTATCGACCCTAGCGAGTTGGAAGAATAG
- a CDS encoding M20 family metallopeptidase — protein MTTLQIPTLATSRLLDYLHRRRGEMQTLLETLVQIETPSTVPAAQVPMLTVLAQELRRRQFRVRSLSGRNTGGHLFAIAPRTPQQPAQLLIGHCDTVWPVGTLAHMPLTISQGKLYGPGSYDMKAGLVILLFALDAVQALGGDWPIAPAVVINSDEEIGSGESTQLIRRLAQVCDRALIFEPSLGPQGHLKTARKGVGRFTVTVFGQAAHAGLDPDKGASAILELSHVIQQLFALNDPDRGITVNVGTIDGGLRPNVVAPQSRAVVDVRVLHGADVPTLEAAIHGLQPTTPGTRLEISGRIGRPPMEATPGNQHLWQLAQTVAADLGLDLAQETAGGGSDGNTTSLYTPTLDGLGAVGDGAHAPGEFVYLDSLIERAALTAKLLIAAPVNPKT, from the coding sequence ATGACTACTCTGCAAATCCCCACCCTGGCTACGTCGCGACTGTTGGACTATCTCCACCGCCGCCGGGGCGAGATGCAGACCCTGCTCGAAACCCTGGTGCAAATCGAAACCCCCTCCACTGTGCCCGCTGCCCAAGTCCCGATGCTGACCGTGCTGGCGCAAGAACTGCGGCGGCGGCAGTTCCGGGTGCGATCGCTCTCCGGTCGCAACACTGGGGGGCATTTGTTTGCGATCGCCCCTCGCACCCCCCAACAGCCCGCCCAGCTCCTGATCGGCCACTGCGACACCGTCTGGCCTGTTGGCACCCTGGCCCACATGCCCCTCACCATCAGCCAGGGCAAACTCTACGGCCCCGGCAGCTATGACATGAAGGCGGGCCTGGTGATCCTGCTGTTTGCGTTGGATGCGGTGCAGGCCCTGGGCGGCGACTGGCCCATCGCCCCAGCGGTGGTAATTAACTCCGACGAAGAAATCGGCAGTGGTGAATCTACCCAGCTGATTCGGCGGCTGGCGCAGGTGTGCGATCGCGCCCTCATCTTCGAGCCCTCCCTCGGTCCCCAAGGACACCTCAAAACCGCCCGCAAAGGCGTGGGCCGCTTTACCGTCACCGTCTTTGGCCAGGCCGCCCATGCTGGCCTCGATCCCGACAAGGGGGCCAGCGCCATTCTGGAACTCTCCCACGTCATCCAGCAGCTCTTTGCCCTCAACGACCCCGACCGAGGCATCACCGTCAACGTCGGCACTATCGATGGCGGCCTGCGCCCCAACGTCGTCGCCCCCCAAAGTCGCGCCGTGGTGGATGTGCGGGTGCTGCACGGGGCGGATGTTCCTACCCTGGAAGCCGCTATTCATGGCCTGCAACCCACCACCCCCGGCACCCGCTTAGAGATTTCCGGCCGCATTGGTCGTCCCCCCATGGAAGCCACCCCCGGCAATCAGCACCTCTGGCAGTTGGCCCAAACCGTCGCCGCCGACCTGGGCCTTGACCTCGCCCAAGAAACTGCTGGCGGCGGCTCCGACGGCAACACCACCAGTCTCTACACCCCCACCCTCGACGGCCTCGGCGCGGTGGGCGACGGTGCCCACGCCCCCGGCGAATTTGTCTACCTCGACTCCTTGATCGAACGCGCCGCCCTCACTGCCAAACTCCTTATTGCCGCACCCGTCAACCCCAAAACCTGA
- a CDS encoding flavin reductase, with protein MPQAIPPTLISLDLSQPLWERVFTVAPLVVIGTQEADGTYDLAPKHMAMPLGWGHYFGFVCTPRHHTYQNIQRTGVFTVSFPQPHQILATSLAAAPRCDDDHKPSLAALPTVKAQGVEGVFLQDAYLCLACALDRIVDGFDENSLIAGKILAAQVDEAALRLSARDDQDLLRQAPLLAYLSPGRFATLDHSQAFPFHEGFQR; from the coding sequence ATGCCTCAAGCCATCCCCCCCACCCTAATTTCCCTAGATCTTAGCCAACCCCTCTGGGAGCGGGTCTTTACCGTTGCCCCGCTGGTGGTGATCGGAACTCAGGAAGCCGATGGTACCTATGACCTCGCTCCCAAACACATGGCCATGCCCCTGGGCTGGGGTCACTACTTTGGCTTTGTCTGCACGCCGCGCCACCACACTTACCAAAATATTCAGCGCACAGGGGTGTTCACCGTCAGCTTCCCCCAGCCGCACCAGATTTTGGCGACTAGCCTAGCCGCTGCCCCCCGCTGCGACGATGACCACAAACCTTCTCTGGCAGCTCTACCCACGGTCAAAGCCCAGGGGGTGGAGGGGGTCTTTCTACAAGATGCCTACCTCTGCCTAGCCTGTGCTCTCGATCGCATTGTCGATGGGTTTGACGAAAACAGCCTGATTGCGGGCAAAATTCTCGCCGCCCAGGTGGATGAAGCCGCTCTGCGCCTCTCCGCCCGGGATGATCAAGACCTGCTGCGCCAGGCTCCTTTGCTGGCCTATCTGTCGCCGGGGCGCTTTGCCACCCTTGACCACAGCCAGGCGTTCCCATTCCACGAGGGATTTCAGCGATGA